A genomic stretch from Ureibacillus composti includes:
- the map gene encoding type I methionyl aminopeptidase, whose translation MIVKTNEELEALKKIGRICAEIRDAMKAATKPGVTTKELDEIAGRMFEEAGAISGPKGEYDFPGYTCISVNHEVAHGIPGDKVIQEGDLVNIDVSGSLDGYFADTGISFVVGEGYEDKEKLCKVAKAAFDRAMTKVKAGSKLNQIGKAVEREARDNKLSVILNLTGHGVGRALHEAPDHVLNYYDAWDTTIMKEGMVLAVEPFISAKAEHIVEAGDGWTFITPDKSLVAQIEHTVVVTKDKPIIITQLD comes from the coding sequence ATGATTGTAAAAACTAATGAAGAGCTAGAGGCTCTAAAAAAAATCGGTCGCATTTGTGCTGAGATTAGAGATGCCATGAAAGCTGCGACAAAACCTGGAGTTACAACAAAAGAGTTAGATGAAATTGCAGGTCGTATGTTTGAAGAAGCCGGAGCGATTTCAGGTCCAAAAGGGGAATATGATTTTCCAGGATATACGTGTATTAGTGTAAATCATGAAGTTGCCCATGGAATCCCAGGAGATAAAGTAATCCAAGAGGGAGATTTAGTAAACATCGATGTTTCGGGTTCATTAGATGGATATTTTGCGGATACTGGAATTTCATTTGTTGTTGGTGAGGGTTACGAAGATAAGGAAAAACTTTGTAAAGTAGCAAAAGCGGCATTTGATCGCGCAATGACAAAAGTTAAAGCTGGTTCAAAACTAAATCAAATTGGAAAAGCGGTTGAACGTGAAGCAAGAGATAATAAATTATCTGTCATTCTAAATCTAACTGGTCATGGTGTTGGTCGTGCATTACATGAAGCACCTGATCATGTACTAAATTACTATGATGCATGGGATACAACAATTATGAAAGAGGGAATGGTGTTAGCTGTAGAACCGTTCATCTCCGCTAAAGCAGAACATATTGTTGAAGCTGGTGATGGATGGACGTTTATTACACCAGATAAATCCCTTGTTGCGCAAATTGAACATACAGTCGTTGTAACAAAAGATAAACCAATTATCATTACACAATTGGACTAA
- a CDS encoding polyphosphate kinase, protein MKRIKDIDLSSSLSKKDYKKQLKKLQLKMLSIQQFLFKNNIGLILAFEGMDAAGKGGAIKRLTERLDPRGFIVHPISAPLPHEQKFHYMHRFWTKLPMHGQIGIFDRSWYGRVLVERIEKFASKEEWTRAFEEIHHFEKTLTDENYIMLKFWLHVDQKEQLNRFKERETNPYKVWKLTDEDWRNREKFDEYTAAADEMFNRTDQDYAPWVLIGGNNKQHARIIVLKETIKHVEKELGRRGLNITYVEHK, encoded by the coding sequence ATGAAACGAATTAAAGATATAGACTTATCATCATCACTTAGTAAAAAAGATTATAAAAAGCAATTAAAAAAATTGCAGTTAAAAATGTTAAGTATTCAGCAATTTTTATTTAAAAATAACATTGGTTTAATCCTTGCATTTGAAGGGATGGATGCAGCAGGTAAAGGTGGAGCAATTAAGCGTTTGACAGAACGTTTAGACCCAAGGGGATTTATTGTACACCCAATTTCAGCACCTCTACCCCATGAACAAAAGTTTCATTACATGCACCGATTTTGGACAAAGTTACCGATGCATGGTCAAATAGGAATCTTTGATCGCTCCTGGTATGGAAGAGTGTTAGTGGAGCGAATTGAAAAGTTTGCATCAAAAGAGGAGTGGACTCGTGCATTTGAGGAGATTCATCACTTTGAAAAAACTTTAACAGATGAAAATTATATTATGTTAAAATTTTGGCTTCATGTTGATCAAAAGGAACAATTAAATCGCTTTAAAGAGCGTGAAACTAATCCTTACAAAGTGTGGAAGCTTACTGATGAGGATTGGAGAAACCGTGAAAAATTTGATGAGTATACTGCAGCTGCCGACGAAATGTTTAACAGAACTGATCAGGATTATGCACCGTGGGTTTTAATAGGCGGAAATAATAAACAACATGCACGCATAATAGTATTAAAAGAGACGATTAAACATGTAGAAAAAGAGTTGGGTCGAAGAGGACTAAACATTACATATGTAGAGCACAAGTAA
- a CDS encoding carbonic anhydrase produces MSALDDILSFNESFVKFKQYEPYITSKYPDKKIVILTCMDTRLVELLPKAMNMRNGDAKIVKSAGAIVNHPFGAVMRSLLVAVYELQADEVYVIGHYDCGMSAIDPHQMVDHMIERGISEEIINTINYSGVDLIEWLRGFGDVDESIQKSVDLIRNHPLMPKGTPVHGLAIEPNTGKLNLLSDGNVYLAEQGITMFKSTEE; encoded by the coding sequence ATGTCAGCATTAGATGATATTTTAAGTTTTAATGAATCATTTGTTAAGTTCAAACAGTACGAACCATACATTACGTCGAAGTATCCTGATAAAAAAATAGTCATCTTAACATGTATGGATACACGATTAGTAGAGTTATTGCCTAAAGCAATGAATATGCGCAATGGGGATGCAAAAATTGTTAAAAGTGCAGGTGCAATCGTTAACCATCCGTTTGGGGCTGTTATGCGTAGTTTACTTGTAGCGGTATATGAATTACAAGCCGATGAAGTCTATGTAATTGGTCATTACGATTGTGGAATGAGTGCAATCGACCCTCATCAGATGGTAGATCATATGATTGAACGTGGCATAAGTGAAGAGATTATCAACACAATTAATTATTCAGGTGTTGATTTAATTGAATGGTTACGAGGGTTTGGCGATGTTGATGAAAGTATTCAAAAAAGTGTAGATTTAATTCGCAACCATCCGCTAATGCCAAAAGGAACTCCAGTACATGGACTGGCGATTGAACCAAATACAGGAAAGTTAAATCTCCTTTCAGACGGAAATGTCTATTTAGCTGAGCAAGGCATTACAATGTTTAAATCAACTGAAGAATAA
- a CDS encoding GNAT family protein, translating into MVRKLFKLLKKGDQMVKIEGERCYLRTLVESDAKSLAELLTYNKYFWATYEPLHEEEYYTEEAQFKKILESIHLMRANREYSFGIFTKDRKYLIGHISLYAIKRLPYSSAFIGYSMDERFTRKGITSESVKLVTRFGFDSVKLHRIEAYVSPKNEGSIRVLENANYTREGLLRELLYINGKWEDHYMYSMLQNEND; encoded by the coding sequence ATGGTACGTAAATTATTTAAATTACTGAAAAAGGGTGATCAAATGGTTAAGATTGAGGGGGAAAGATGCTATTTACGAACTTTAGTTGAATCGGACGCTAAAAGTTTAGCAGAATTATTAACGTACAATAAATATTTTTGGGCGACATATGAACCTCTTCATGAGGAAGAGTATTATACGGAAGAAGCTCAATTTAAAAAAATACTAGAGAGCATTCATTTAATGCGAGCGAATCGAGAGTATTCTTTTGGTATCTTTACAAAAGACCGAAAATATTTAATTGGTCATATTTCGCTATATGCAATAAAAAGATTACCTTATTCAAGTGCGTTTATTGGTTACTCAATGGACGAAAGATTTACAAGAAAAGGGATTACTTCAGAATCTGTAAAACTCGTTACGAGATTTGGATTTGATAGTGTTAAACTGCATCGTATTGAGGCATACGTATCACCAAAAAATGAGGGGTCAATAAGAGTGTTAGAAAATGCCAACTATACTCGAGAAGGACTTTTAAGAGAACTACTATACATTAATGGTAAATGGGAAGATCATTATATGTATTCAATGCTACAAAATGAAAATGATTAA
- a CDS encoding tryptophan-rich sensory protein has protein sequence MGRLIALLVSIIVVTSITIKAFWFGLNGHTTPEIINRLPILFTPATYVFALWLVIIVYLLLWCIKYFKNRQDSISTLQLVLFILTVIFQITSLYNFHNDHYYTSLFLIGLQVITLFGLYLTYPLNKESIALRIPIALYLSRTVFLFILHLCYILVKIQWQAFGLSNALWTVIVLTFGTAIALHLRYHHYDIAFPIVFIWFYIGIAVANGFEELLVTIASLFLSGVIIVGIFFIKKGNLN, from the coding sequence ATGGGTCGATTAATCGCATTATTAGTCTCTATTATTGTGGTCACATCCATCACAATAAAAGCATTTTGGTTTGGATTGAATGGCCATACAACACCAGAAATTATTAATCGATTACCTATTTTATTCACACCTGCAACTTATGTATTTGCGTTATGGTTGGTTATCATTGTTTATTTATTGTTGTGGTGTATAAAATACTTCAAGAATCGCCAGGATTCAATTTCAACTTTACAACTAGTATTATTTATACTTACCGTAATATTCCAAATTACTTCCTTATACAATTTCCATAATGATCATTATTACACATCACTATTTTTAATCGGTTTACAAGTGATCACTCTGTTTGGTTTGTACTTAACTTATCCTTTAAACAAAGAATCCATTGCGTTACGTATCCCGATTGCTCTTTATTTAAGTAGAACTGTATTTTTATTCATTCTTCACCTTTGCTACATATTAGTCAAAATTCAGTGGCAAGCATTCGGCTTAAGTAATGCTTTATGGACAGTGATTGTATTGACATTTGGTACTGCCATCGCATTGCATTTACGTTATCATCATTATGATATTGCCTTTCCAATTGTTTTTATTTGGTTTTATATTGGAATTGCTGTTGCAAACGGTTTCGAAGAACTACTCGTAACAATCGCATCACTATTTTTAAGTGGCGTAATCATTGTAGGTATTTTCTTTATTAAAAAAGGTAATCTAAATTAA